In the genome of Capricornis sumatraensis isolate serow.1 chromosome 4, serow.2, whole genome shotgun sequence, the window GTGCACTGCAGGattattaagaatttttaaatcttaCCTAATTCTAATCTCTTGCAATCAAGAGAAGAGAtctacacagagaaagaaaacatctcTTTTTATTCATTGGCAGCATCATTCATGAGCCTTCTTCCCAAGGCAAGAGACTAGGTCCATTGTTTTGAACTTTTCCCTAATGGACATATTTCCCATCCCTTTCTTAACTTTTGTTTCTTGTGATGGAATACACTGGCTTCACCATACCCTTCTTTAAAAttgaatatgtttttataattAGATCTGACTGGTTCTATCATGTGTCACAGGTTCTTTGCCGTGTCTTAAATCACAGGGCTGTTATTCACCCCAGGGTCATGTTAGCAACACCTGTTTCCCCTTTTTATACCTATACgaaattctttctgttttttttttctttctttctttagacaTAGCTCCTCACTGCCAACAGTTTCTCATATCTGTTAGGGTTGCTTTAGAATCTTACATCTGCTTTCCAAGTTATTGATCTGTCCACCATATTTACTACCAGTTCTGATTTTCTACAACAGAATGATAGGCTGTAAGTCTCTTAGTTGAGGCTTGTTCTAAGTAAGGCACCATTTGgttctgccttctgagaaatacaCCCTTTGACTAGGACTGCTACCTATAGTAATCATTTCATTCTAAACTGATGAGAATGGAGTTTGTGGCAGAAAATCTTATGTGGGATTATCTCCATTTTTGTTGAATGCAAATCTGTTTGCATTCCCTCCTGCATATTTCCAGATTGCTTATTTTCAGTGGTTGACATTCCTAGATTAAGTATTTTCCATGGTTGAAATTAATTGATAGCTTTTgaatttccagaattttttttaatgaagttctGCCAACCATGAGGTCCCCAAAATAACCATTAGTGACTTTATTATATAACACTTGCTCTCCTTATGGCTCACGTTCAGTTGATTGGAACACatcaaacttccctggtggctcagatggtaaagtgtctgtctacaatgtggaagacctgggttcgacccctgggttgggaagatcctctggagaaggaaatggcaatccactccagtactgttgcctggaaaatcccatggacagaggagcctgtaggctatagtccatagggtcacaaagagtcggacacgactgagcgacttcacttcacttcacttcaaactttTAAAGTTCATctttgggaggggggttcatgtttgggaacacatgtaagaattaaagattttaaaatttaaaaaataaataaataaagttcatCTTCCATCAAGCTCTTCCTATCCAGTTTCATCTTTTATCCCTGGACTGTTCTCCATAACTCCCTTGGAACTATCACCCCTTTCCATTGTCATGGGCATAACTGATACGAATTTGTTCCAGGTCACAATTTGAGTTTGCAGCAAAAATGCTTTCAGAACAGACAGCAGCCCTGGGGACAGGATGGGAGTCGATGAATGTCCAGCTGGATAGAGCAGAGCCCCAGGTGGAAAGGGGAAGCCAGGAAGAGGTGCCATGGAGAACAGCTCCAGGGCCATTGGAGCACCTATGCTGTGACCTTGAAGAGGAGCCACAGTCCCTTCAGGAGAAGGGTGAGAGCCCATAGGGTGTGTGTGGGAAGCACAACGCAGAGAATAATCTTCTAATCTCTATTGAAAAAGTAGAATTAAAAATCTCCAAAGTGCCATGGACTGACTGAACAGCACAGTTAGTACCAGGACTAGGgcacagaaatagaaagaacTTACAGGCCCTAGTCAGGAAAATATAAGAAGCATCTGGATTCTGCAAACCATGTAACTGGGCTTCTCCCGTTTCTTACATAATCACTCCCTCCACCTGTTACGTGGTTAGTGGTGACACATATGAGAGACAAAGGAAGTGACAGAAACACTGACTGCTGCTGGAAAACACACCCATAAAATGCACTTTACAAGATGAAAATTACATTTGAATAATATAGATTCAAACCACAGCTAGTTTAGTAGAAATGAATGACATAAATGCTCTACTAAAAACCACTCAGTACCCTTTCAGAACATTTGAGGGAAGGTCTCTTCTACTACAATATATTTATGCATTTGAGTCTTACAGGTGGACATAGATATAGGGGGAAAATATGACGCTTAAGCCCCACTAAAATAGGGCCCAGGCTCTAACTGGAAAAAGATGGATGCTCCATCTCTAATGGTTCCTCTCTCCCCTCACCAGCTCAGTCCACTCCCTGGGTTCCTGCCATTCCCCAGGAAGGGAGCACTGGAGATTGGGAGATGGCAGCTGCACTTCTTGCGGCGGGATCACAGGTGGGCTATGTTCTCTTGGCCTCTTCAAGGTCTTGTCACTGCTGCCTTTCTGTAGCCTTTGTGTCattccattgggcttccctggtggctcagacggtaaagaatcttcctgcaacgcgggagacctgagtttgatccctgggttgggaagatcccttggagaagggaatggctacccactccagtattctggcctggaaaattccatggacagaggagcctggcaggctacagtccatggggttgtaaagagtcagacacaactgagtgacttttacttcacttcatttAATTGATTTGTCATTTCACTTGATCACTATTGGTATTTAGTCTGATATCTGCACAGATTCTATCCCTTTCTAAGGAACTCATACCCTTTTGAAAAACGAATGGAGGcatgatgagaaaaagaaaattcctgcagattgagtttgttttgttttaatagatTCTCCACAaggagaatttaagaaaaattcatgAATGTTCATTAAGAAATAAATCGTGGGctttcctggttgtccagtgcttaggaatctacctgccaatgaaggggacacaggtttgatccctggtctgggaagattccacatgccacggggcaacaaagcccaagcaccacaactgctgaagcccatgcaccctagagcctgagctcaacaacaggagaagccactgcaatgagaagcccgttcaccacaactggagagtggtgccctgctcaccgcaactagagaaagcccatgcacagcaacaaagacgcagcacagcccaaaataaataaattatgttaaatttaaaaacagaaatctggAAAGGTTAGGAAAAGAGGACCTGAAGGAAGCTTGGAAGAACATAAAGTAGACTGGATTAGGTGGATGATGGAGCATTTATGCACATGAATAGAAGATAGAAAGATGTGAAGAGGGGCAGcaccagagagagaaaacaagtttAGATTCAGAAGGCAAGGGGAGAGCCATGGGAAGTTAGTAATAATAGTAGTTTTAGTATCCATACTCCCAGAGTGCTTACCATGCTTGCTGTTCTTTGAGTGCTTTCTGTACATTAACTCTTTTAACCCTGAAAGAAACGCAGTTATCCCCAGACCAGAAAATTGGACAGGAAGAGATTAAGGCACTTGTGTAAGGTCATGCTGCTAATATAAGTGACAGAGCTAGGAGTCATTTGGCTCCAGAATCTGGGCTCCTAACTGCCAGACTATGCTGCCTTAAAAGATAAGGATATGGCATAATAGGGGGAGGAGGCCAGAAAGAATATTTTATCCATATTGTTTTGTGCAGAAAGGAAAGGTCAAGTAGAGAAAGGAGGAACTTGTACCCAGTTTCTGCAGTGAAGAAAGGCAGATGAGAAGAGGCTGGGTGGACACTTGTAACTACACAGAGGGACCAGTGAGTTTGTGGTGCCTCCAACTCCTCATGGTCCCAACTTGGGAATCTCCTCTACAGACATTATTGCTCACACCCTGACCattgctttttctcctttcctcttcacCAAAACCATGTTCCTGGCCTAAGAACCTCTGGGCAGTTCTTTTTCTAGACCTtctcttgccacctctcctctACTACCACCTTAGCCTTCTATGCTGAGACCCCATTTTCCTTAAAGAACAGCTGCTGATAGATGATGGCTGCGTTTTGTTTCAGGGCCTGGTAACCATCAAGGATGTGTCACTGTGCTTCTCTCAGGAGGAGTGGAGGAGCCTGGACCCTTCTCAAACAGACTTCTATGGAGAATATGTCATGCAGGAAAACTGTGGGATAGTGGTCTCTCTGAGTAAGCACGACCTTCCCCAGCCACTCAGTGACTGTACTCTGGGAGAGTGGAGCCATCTCCTCTGGGACTGTTGCATAGTGTCCATTTGGGGTTCTTTTCTTGGCAGGGAATCTGTCTAGGTTTCCACTAGGGAAAGAGCACTAGGGTTAATCCAAAGAGAATAGaagtgtcactttttaaaaaaaaacaacaacaacaacaaaatgctgtGAATTATTAGAGAACTTTAGGCAATTCTTGGTTGGGAATTGGGAGGTTCTTTCAGAGAGAAGGACACCTAAGAAGTAGAACTGAGTCCTTGGAAACTCAGAAACCATCTAGGGAAAGATGAGAGTGGGGGTGTGGGTGAGACAGCTGTACTCAGGCTAATTAAGTGAAGTTATGACCAGAAAAGAGAACACTTGTTGTAAAGAGAATATGATTTTATGAAAGGAGAGGGGACTTAGCAGAAATGGGAGTTGGGAGAGGGAAAGGCTTGTTGTATCTGGCCTTATTTATCTATAGAGTTCAAAGGAATAATCTAGGAGAAAGcttttttcagaaatgaaaattacAGTTGAACAAACTgacatctctgttttcttttcccatgGTCAGGATTTCCAATTCCCAAACTGGATATGCTTTCTCAACTAGAAGGAGGAGAAGAACAATGGGTCCCTGACCCCCCAGACTTAGAAGAGAGGGATATTCTGAAGGTCACATACACAGGTAATGATGTATAATAGACTCAGCCACAACCTCCACCCCTTTTGGAGGTTTATCATTACATGTCCCTCAAACCCCGCCTCTGCCTCAGACAGTTATAGCATTAAATGGTTTAGAGATCTTTTTCTTCAAAAGCAAGACTGTAACATAATAATTTAGAGGGCAGGCTCTAGAGCCAAACTTTGTGGATCTGAATCTAGGACCGTACCTGTGGAACCTtggaaaagtaattaacttctCTTTgggttcctcatctataaattatTATGAGATTTAAATATGTTACCATAGTCAAACAGTAccaagcacatagtaagcactcaataaatgttagttgttgttgttcaacctCCTACCCATTGTGGAAATGCCTTCCACAATGTCTCCAGTGTTGCTGACAAGGTGTCACCTGGCCAGTGATTTTCAGACCATTCCTCACCTCTCTTCATGGTGATGGTGATTAATATGGTTgattaatagttttttttaagtgctaaataaataatagtaataaatagaTAACGACAATAGCATAGACTATTTAATAGTGACTAATATATGCAGGTACTATCCTATCTGTCTTATAACATCTACCttataattattcccattttgcagaagaagaaatgaaggccTACAGAAGTGTAGTGGGAAAACAGATTTTGTGGGTATCTGTCTCCTAAGTCTAAGCTCTAACCACTGTACCTGTTATACTGTCTTGTACAACATTAAAATCTGTTCTTTCAGCCCTTATGGGGTAAGGTTTAGACCCTAATAGGCATTGTACAGCCTCATTTGTGACTAAGTCCTGGGCTACTCCCTTGTGACTCACCTCCTGGggtctgtattttcctttttccacAGGAGATGGAAGTGAGCATGAGGGGGATACCCCTGAACTAGAAGCAGAGCCTCCCAGAATGTTATCTAGTGTGTCTGAAGATACTGTTCTCTGGAACCCAGAGCAGGATGCGAACTGGGATTCCATGCCCAGAAGCTCCAGAGGCATGCTGCTAGGCCCACCTTTTCTTCAGGAAGATAGCTTCTCAAACCTTCTGTGTAGCACAGAAATGGATTCCCTGTTAAGACCACACACGTGCCCCCAGTGTGGTAAACAGTTTGTGTGGGGCTCCCACCTGGCCAGGCACCAGCAGACACACACCGGGGAGAGGCCCTACAGCTGTCTCAAGTGTGAGAAGAGCTTTGGGAGAAGACATCACCTGATCCGACACCAGAAAACCCACCTACATGACAAGCCCAGTAGGTGCCCTGAGTGTGGCAAGAATTTCCGATGCAACTCCCATCTAGCCAGCCATCAGAGAGTGCACGCAGATGGCAAATCCTGCAAGGGCCAAGAGGTTGGAGAGAGCCCTGGGGCTAGGAAGCGGCAGCGCGCACCACCTGTGCCAAAGTGCCATGTGTGCACTGAGTGTGGGAAGAGCTTTGGCCGACGGCACCACCTGGTGAGACACTGGCTGACacacactggagagaagcccttCCAGTGCCCACGCTGTGAGAAGAGCTTTGGCCGTAAACATCACCTGGACAGGCAcctgctgacccaccagggacaGAGTCCCCGGAGCAGCTGGGACAGAGGGACATCTGTCTTTTGAAATCTGTTTCTGCTGCAGCTGTGGTCACATCTGTCAGCTGGTGCTACCTGGAGTCTCTGCCAGAGCTGCCCCTCTCCTGCACCCCCGCGGTCAGAGTCATGAGTCCTGGCCCCATCCCTAGAGAGATGCAGTTCCAGCATTAGCCAGAGCCTTTCTCCCCAGTTCTGTGAGATGCCACATAAAGTAGAGTTCTTTGGGCAAAACTCTTGGGAAATGCTGCTTACTGGGTGGGCTGATATTCAGCCTGATCCCGTTCTCCAGGGTACAGTGAGTGGTACCAGCAGTTTGTGGCTAAGGCCCATTCTGATTGGTTGAAGCCTGTGCCATaccagttgttaaatattttgagtatCATACTTCTATAACGTAAATattctgtctatatatatatagagagagaaaacACATACTAGCTTATTAAAGGCTCGAAAATTTATGCATTAGAGCAAATGGTTAAGCCTTTCTTACTGCAGTGCTTCCTAAATTTATTTGACCTCAGTATCCTTTTTGTCTCGCATCTCACAGAACTGGTGACTCCTTGAACCACACTGGTGAACACTGGGTTACAGAGTAATAAGGAAACAGAGAGAGTGATCAGGCACCCAGAGCCCAGTCTAGGGGCAGACCTCATTCCTGTGTGGGCCTATCACCCCTACTCCAATCATCTGAATACACATCCACACCTCTCACCCCACCTGCTGAAAAACAAACAGTAACCTTCTCAACCCCTGTTCCTGCTCCCTTCACcctgcatatacatatatctagcTGAGAGATCGCGCTACAGTGTTAAGAGATGGACCTTATACCCCTGGGTAACCCAGAcctacacagaagaaaaatactttattCCCTTGAACAGACCCCTCTCCTCTTGACAGTGTCtttatgtgtctgtgtatctgtgtgccgGGTCTTTGAAGAGAGCATGCAAAGTGCAAACTGTATAAGCTAGATTTTCTAGGGGCTGTGTTCTGGGGATGAGGGTAGTGGGGATTGTAtggggtttttggtttgttttgtttcaagATAATAAGCCGAGAGATTAAGGGAGCGCTAGTAGAAAGGCTTAAGTTTGGGGGGTTGAGGTATATACAGCCTTCCCCAGTATCACTGAGATCAAGACAACTTGGATATGTAAGTCTAGGTCTGAATCTCTGGGCCACAGATTCTTTTTGCCTAAGTGGAGAGAGAGACATCCTCTGTGAGGTGAGCTATGTCTTATTAATTTCAAGTCAGGTGCACATAGCAGCTTTGTGCTGAGTGGGTTTTGGGGTCTTGTTTTCAGTGCTGAGAAGTTACAGCAGGAGTCACAGTGCTTGCAGGTTGTTGTCGTCACTCTTGTTTGACCTTGATTGCCTCATCGAGGGGCAGAGTTACTGTTGCGGATCTCATTCCCCTAAATAGAACTTTAGGGAAAATGGCTGTGGCTTAGCTATTTGGCTGATGCAGGGTAATGAGCTTTCTGGTTGGTTCTCCTCCCAGTTCTGGGAAAATGTCTGCACTGACTCTTAACTTGCATAAGTATTCTAGCATTGGTTAATGCATTGGTCATTGTTTCTCTTTATTGATAATGTGTTAATACCagtcttataatttaaaaattaccttgTATGTAAGAGCAGCTTGTGGGTAGggagggagaaaagcaaagaggatGGAAGTGGGATATTTTCTCTTCAATGCTTAGATTCTGGTTTTTCCTTAACACACTTGTTTCTCAACCACAGTTGGTGGAATTAACCAGAGAGACAAGAGGAAGTGAGCTGCAACAATCTAGTTTAATGCCTTTTACACTTGCTTAGGAAAAACTGAGTAAATCATAGCTCCTCAGAGTCCTGGGCCCAAATGGAGTCGAAAATAGGGTGATTTTACTGACTGAGCTTCTTACAGTGGCTATAATTTGAGCAATCCAGCCCCTACCTCCCTTCTGCTCAGGGCAGCCTTCCCATTTTGCCTAGAATGCACTTCTCTTGCTTATGTTCCTATGAATAGAGCAAAATGGCCAGCCATTTGTAAGGCATCCTTGTCCCAGGTCCTCTGAGACAGGAGCATTTTAGGATCAGTATTAGGAGACACCCCAGGGTATAGGAAAATACTGGATTCCATTGGCAAAACTGAATGATGCCATTTCTTTTACCTCCCACTATGCCTCATACATAAACACACTCAGCTCTATGTGAGCATCGTCCAGAACCTGTTTTGGATCACAGACCCTTTTgagaatctgattaaaaaaacagaaactcacTTTTGAGCAGAAAAGACATTAGTAGTTCACTCAGTTTTGCATACGCATTCAGCAGGGTCAGAGCCCATCCGTGGAATCACTAAAGTTACCCTGATCCAATATGGTCTTTGTATCTTTGTGTCAAGAATTACACAGGAAGGATTTCTAAACGTTTTAAGGACTAAGATACCAGAGGCAGTAGGATATCAGGAGAGTGTTCAGTCTTTAATGATTTGAAGGGTATTGCTTACACTCTgtgctttcttaaaaatttataagATGCTGACAAATCCAGTTTCTCACAAACCTTGTTCTAAAGACTTGTATGAGGTGACCCTCCATACCATTGGATCACACCTCTTAAAAACCAGGTGTTAACCTCCAGCCTTTGATCTCTTGTAATTTTAAGGAGGGAAAATGAAGCCCAAAGTGTAGGTGCACTCAGCACCCAACTGAAAGGCATCGTGGAATCTAAGGGCATTTGGCAGAAGGGGCATCCCTTTAGGTCATTTCTACTGTACCACTGTCTTCTCTACCTCCGTCCAACACCACTTCCCttggacaaaaaataaaacaagcaacaGCCACCATCTGGGTAAAGAGATTTGAGTGATTTTTCCCTCAGGGAAAACTCCCATCTTCTTCCCAACTCCCTCTGCCACATGTCTACCCTACCCTATCCCCTTTAAATAAAAAAGTGTCTCCGTGTTATCTCTGGACAAAATGTAAAATAGGGAAGTCTATCTTTAGGAACCTGTCACCTTTTTTCCTCTGTGTGGTGCCTCTACCTTATTGAGAGTCCAAGTATCCCTGCCTTTCCACCCCATTAGGGTATTTCTGCAAAGAATCTCTTACAATGGAGATTATAGCCAAAGGGTTGACTTTCCCAGAGCTATCTACATTTTAAGCTGTACCTCTgacagtgacttagcagcagcagcagcagctgatagtGGAAGAAGGAAAAGTTTCCTTGTTAAAATGATGTTATGTATTCAGGGAGCAAAGAGGATAATTTGGGATAAAATCCTCCCCTTTCCAGCACTCCTACAATCAAATCATTATGTCTTGTTTCCATCAAAGACAAAGTGAGCCCTAACTCAGAACCAGAGGTTCCAGAGAACAAGTTCTTTCCAGCTCTGTTTAGTTGAGTGCTCTGGATGAGGGTGAGCAGGGCTGGGCAACAACAGAGTGAAATCTATTCCCTTGGATCCCTTAGAGATTCTGAGATGGCAAAGTATATGGGTCTCAAATGAATCTTTGGACCAGCAACATCAACATCACCTAGAAGAAGTTAtcttagaaatgtaaattttcaCCCTGGACAAACTGATTCAGAAACTGGGGATGGAATCCAGCAATTGGTCTTTTAACCTGCCTTCCAGGGTATTTGATGTGGACCCAAGTTAGGATGGAACAAATGGAACCAATGGCTAGGAGATACAGATTCCATTTTAACCGGTGGTTTCTCACCCTCTTCAAATAGCTGCTGCtggtgccaagtcacttcagtagtgtccaactctgtgtgaccccatagacagcaacccaccaggctcccctgtccctgggattctccaggcaagaacggtggagtgggttgccatttccttctctaatgcaggaaagtgaaaagtgagagtgaagtcgctcagttgtgtccgactcttagcgaccccatggacttcagcctaccaggctcctccatccataggattttccagggaagagcactggagtgggttgccattgccttctccatcttcaaataGGGAGAGATGGAATCTTAACACCCGTGTTCTCAGATTTATTTTCTGCAAACTCCTAAGATAGTTGCTCCTCAGTTCAATTCCTCTTGAGTCCCAAGGTATCCCACCAACCTCAAGTCAGAAAAAGAACTGGGTTAGTCACCAATTTCAGAAATTGTGGTGGGGTAGCTACGAAGTTTCTGTAATTGATTGAGGCTGGAGCTTCTAAAACGGGTGCTGAGGTTTCACCGGTCTAGAAatctaaaaagacaaaaagaagcaGACATCTCAAAGATGGTAAATCcaacataaaactgaaaaatggacATCCAAAGAAATGGTCCTCCTCCTCTGGTCTTTTTCAAGCCTAATATGAGTTGCCCTGGAGGCAGAGGGGTGGGCATTTACTCAGCACAGAGGCAGAGTAAGGCCATCTGTCTCAAGCCCTTAAGGACCCAAATATTcttacttcacaattgcactgaAGACCAATAAGGTGCCATGCAAAGGATTTCTCACGATGATTTGGCCAACCCTGTGGGCAAGGGCAGCAGGAGGATCAGAGAGACCCCCAGGACATAAGAGGAGACCAGGCTCTTTCAGTAAGATAAGACATGAAATCTGAATCGAGACTGTTTACTAGGTAGAGGTAACTAATTAAGCCACAGTGCCTCTATAAAAAATGCATTCTCCTGCTTTGAATATTTTGTCTTGGCCCTGATACCTTTCACCCTCTGTCCTAGACATACCCATGAGGATCCTTGCAAACCTGCTACCTCTGGGGCTCTGCAAGGTCAAAAGGTTAGCATGAACCCCGGTCTCTTTGGAAATGATCAGCTCCTCTCTCCTAAGGCAGAGAAACTCTAGGCCTCAAGCTCTGCCTCTCTCCTGTCGCTGCCTCCGTCTGTCCAACAAACAGCTCTTCTTCTACTCTTCACTCCCACTTCTCTTTTTCAGTTTGGTTTGgttctctcttgtttttcctggGGAATGCCACACCTTCCCAAGGGCATTTGTTTTTCCCAATTCGTACCCTTCTTCCATTGTAGTTTATCTCTTCCAGTTTCTAGCCAGTTCCATTCTATTGTGAGCCTACTTGCTACCTGTACCTCTGCCTGTTGTCCAGTTTCTTTTCTGTCATCTTCAAGCCTACTAAGAAGGGTCCTTTCATCACACTTCCCACTCTCTTCCCTCAGATTCTTGGCTTGGCTGTAGCAGCTCAACCACCATCACCCTATTCTACCCCTCTCTTCTGTACATACCTTCCCACATCTGGACTAGGCCAAGGTTGCCTGTACTGCCAAACCCAGGCCCTTTACACCCTCCCTACAGACTCTTCTTCCCTTGATGCAGTTTCCAAAACTCAGTCCCCTCCTGTCTCTTTTGGCTCCTGAGAATAAGCTTCAATTCTACAAGCCACTTTTTgtgtgcttactatgtgccaggtgtgGGTTGTCCCAGGCCTGGAGGACTGAGTACGGCCATGGTCCCTATACTCAGCATCTTCCTCAGCTGACCCCTCCCTTGCCAGCACTTTGCTGCCACACCTCAGAACACCGTGCATCGGCAGCCTCAGGGCTGTATACCCACTGGCCATCCAGTCTAATTACCTAGTGCCTTCCAGCTTTCTAGCTATTGTCTGACTTAGTTCCCTCTGATGGACAGTGAACTTCCCATGGATCATCCAACCAAGGACCTTCATCTCTATCTATAGAAATCTGTAATCTACTCTTCATGGTCCCTGTCAGTTGAATAAAGGATGTATTGGCTATGTCACTGACATCCTCTCTCCATCCTCTCCTCTACCCTCCATTCTCAGCTCTTCTTTCCTGATACAACAAAGTGGGGAACACCAGACAGCTCTAGGGGGAGTCACACAGCCATGCAGGAGCCCCCTTGCTTCCCTTCCTGAAACGAACACCTTAAGGTACCCATGTTAGGTCTTCCCGCCTTCCTCCTAGTGTCTTGGCAGATGTCACTTCCATCATCCAGGGATGCAACGCATTCTGGAGACTGAGGGAGCCGAGTGCTGAGGAGCCAGGCCAAGGGTGAGGGAACAAGGGCCTTGCACACAAATATAAGGAGGCATTCCATCTCACGGTTGATTAAGTGCTGACCCACTCTCAGGAGACCCTTAGAGTGCTGAGCCTAAGTCTGGAACCTGAGGTGGTGATTGAATTGACCTCCCAGACAAATTCACAAGTACTGGAAGTTTGGGGGGACCCAGAAGAAACCTGCACAGTTGAGTCCACCAGATACATTCACCATTGAGGGTGAAGAGGATGGGCATCTGGTAGAGGGTATCAAGAGGACAGAGTGAGAAACAACATGGGGAAAAATCATGGCAAGCTGGCCTAGGGAAAACCAACCAGCCTGTGACCCACTGACATGGCCTCTTACGCATGGAGCTTCactgggatgggggcaggaaaCCACTCTGCACGCACTGGGTACACCCCAAAGGCTTTGCTCTTCTCCATGGGAGTTGCCTTTAAGAGCTTCAGTCCTACCGCTTAGGGGTGATGTGTCTCTGCAGCTTTCTTAACACCAGCCAGGCTGTTTGCCACCTGCCTTGTGCTCcatgtgtttccttattttcttgcaTTCACTCTTAATTCCCCCCAGTCACTTG includes:
- the ZNF641 gene encoding zinc finger protein 641, with product MLSEQTAALGTGWESMNVQLDRAEPQVERGSQEEVPWRTAPGPLEHLCCDLEEEPQSLQEKAQSTPWVPAIPQEGSTGDWEMAAALLAAGSQGLVTIKDVSLCFSQEEWRSLDPSQTDFYGEYVMQENCGIVVSLRFPIPKLDMLSQLEGGEEQWVPDPPDLEERDILKVTYTGDGSEHEGDTPELEAEPPRMLSSVSEDTVLWNPEQDANWDSMPRSSRGMLLGPPFLQEDSFSNLLCSTEMDSLLRPHTCPQCGKQFVWGSHLARHQQTHTGERPYSCLKCEKSFGRRHHLIRHQKTHLHDKPSRCPECGKNFRCNSHLASHQRVHADGKSCKGQEVGESPGARKRQRAPPVPKCHVCTECGKSFGRRHHLVRHWLTHTGEKPFQCPRCEKSFGRKHHLDRHLLTHQGQSPRSSWDRGTSVF